In one window of Scyliorhinus canicula chromosome 17, sScyCan1.1, whole genome shotgun sequence DNA:
- the LOC119951475 gene encoding plastin-3-like, whose amino-acid sequence MATVRQIAKDDLEELHEAFNKVDLDSNGYISNSELGDLFREANVSLPGYKIREIVENLMTEGDKDKDCRISFDEFVSIVQDLKSSHVAKTFRMAINRREGICAIGGTSLQSSEGTQHSYSEEEKYAFVNWINKALESDPDCNSLLPMDPNTDALFKAVDNGIVLWQSVLTSILLDGKY is encoded by the exons ATGGCCACTGTAAGACAGATTGCAAAGGATGACCTCGAGGAGCTCCATGAGGCTTTTAACAAAGTTG ATCTCGACAGCAACGGCTACATTAGTAATTCCGAACTCGGTGATCTTTTCCGTGAAGCCAATGTTTCGTTGCCTGGCTACAAAATAAGAGAAATTGTTGAGAACCTCATGACCGAAGGGGACAAAGACAAAGATTGCAGGATCAGTTTTGACGAGTTTGTTTCC ATTGTTCAAGACTTGAAAAGTAGCCATGTCGCTAAAACGTTCAGAATGGCCATCAACAGGAGAGAGGGCATCTGTGCCATTGGTGGGACATCTCTTCAGTCCAGTGAAGGAACCCAGCATTCTTACTCCG AGGAAGAAAAATACGCGTTTGTTAACTGGATAAATAAAGCCCTGGAGAGTGATCCTGACTGTAACAGCTTGCTGCCTATGGATCCAAATACAGATGCTTTGTTTAAGGCTGTTGATAATGGCATTGTACTCTG GCAATCTGTTCTCACCAGCATTCTACTTGATGGCAAATACTAA